DNA sequence from the Methanobacterium sp. Maddingley MBC34 genome:
AAATAAACACCAAAAAAAGTAAAACAACCTATCAAAAGACTTAATAATTTAATAGAAAATAAAATCTCCACCTTACCTTGCGCAAACATCAAAAAAGGAATCAAAAGCCAGGAATACAAAGGACTCCAATAACCATTAACAGCATAAGAAAAACGTCCATTAATATAATGCTGAGCAATATGGATATAAGAAATTCCATCTGCATCCGGAATGTACAAATAATTTTGAATAAGAGAAACACCAATTATGAAATAAATTAAGATACAAACTGCCAGAACGAACCTCTCGGATTCAAACTGCTCAAAAAATCGGTAAAGGTATTTATTCAAAAATATCACCATGATTAATTCTAAACTTCTATATCCTTTTATAAACATTCAGATATCCTGATTTAACTCCAATATCTTTATAATGGGATAATTGAACATCGTCAGGATAATTCCAAACAAAATAATAATCTATATTATTTTCTTCCAATTCCTTTTCTAAATCCCTACTATTATTCCCATTAATTTTTCCATAATATGCACTATCAATGTAATATGACAAATATAATGAACCATGCCACTGATCATCAGAGGCAATTTTTCCACTTACATTATACGCATCCAATGAATAACTTAAATTGAATAAGTCTTTACCATGGTAATAAGGACTATTTGGACTGCTGGTATCCTGAATTAAAGTACTTACAGGAAATATTATAAATGAAAGGACAAAAACCATTAATATGACTATTTTAAATCTTGAAATAAAGTTTTCATTCAAACCCTTTAAAAATTCGGTTTTAAATAAAATATTAACCAAAAAACCTCCCATTAACATTAAAATAACATAGACCAACCATAAATAACGATCTTCCACAAGAATCAAACAATATCCTATTGAATATAAAAAAATAGTTACCAATGAAAATCCCAAAATTCGATTTGATTTATCAGCAGGCTTCCGAATTAACAAGAATAAAGAAACAACTATTATCAATAGGGATAGAATAGAAAATATTTCATAATAATAGATTGTTTTCAAGATATTTCCCCAGATAATTCCCAATTGATGATTAAATGTATTTAATGATTCAAGTGGATTCCATGAATTCATTTTTATATATGAGGGGTCTTCCCATGCACTCACTGCATTTTGATTAGGGGGTTGAAGAAGACCCTGATAAAGCATGGGATGATCAACAGAACCAGGACCAACTAAAGCTTCATTATATTCTCCTGCTGTTCCTATGGTCAAATGACCGTATTTATCACTTATTATTCCCACCCATAATCCACTAATAACCAAAAATATGGAAATTCCTAAAAAAAAGTTTTTCATCAACTTCTGTTTTTCTACCTTGAATCCTTTAAAGTAATAATAGATATTAAACAAAATGAAATGAGCAATAAAAAAAGGGAACACATAGCTTTTTGATAAATAAGCTAAAGCACCTATTATCCCACAGTAAACAGCATTGGAAGAATTATTAGTGTATTTAGGATCAAAAATAATGCTTAAATAATAAATAAGTAGACAAATTACCAGCAAATCAGGACTTACGTTTAAATTCAATGAAAAATATAGAACAATCGGAATCATAGATATGAGTATTATTGTTCTAATAACTTCATCCATCTCAAACCTATAAGATAATCTTCTTATCCCAATAAGGGTAAAGATTCCTATGATTAAAGACAATATCCTTGCAGAATATAATGAATAAAAAGGATTTGAACCAAAAAAAAGGAATGGTATTAATAACCAAGATAATAAAGGCCCCCAGTAACCATTAATTGCATCAGGATAATTACCACTCACATAATGCTTGGCAATACTAATATAAGATACAGCATCGGAATTGATGATGTACTGATAATAATTCAGGAAAAACAATCCTAATAATAGATAAATAATTAAAACAAATATTAAAGTACGATTATCCTTGAAAAATGACTTGAAGTCCATTTTATTACCTTGTCTGAGTAAATAAGTTCAAAGTTAATATAATAATGTTTTATAAATATTTAAATACAATTCAGCAATTTTCCCCCAGCTAAAATTGTTTTCAACTGTCTTAAATCCGTTTGTTGCTATTTTTTTCATTTGTGGTCTGTTTTCAATAGCACAGTTTATTTTTTCAGCAATCTCTTTAATATCCTTTTCATTGACTAATAAACCAGTTTCACCATTGATTATTATATCTGGAATTCCCCCAACATCAGATCCAATAACAGGAAGTCCACAAGCTATAGCTTCCAGTAAAACCACTCCAAGACCCTCCGTGTTCCCCTGGGAGTCCACAATGGAAGGTAAGACAAAAAGATCAGATGAATTGTAGATCATCAATAATTCCTCATCAGAAACATTCTTAACAATCTCTACTTCATCTCCAAGATCTAGTTCATATATCAATCCTTTCAACTCAGATTCCAGTGGCCCAGATCCAACGATTTTCAATCGAGCATATTTATGTTGCTCTAGAACATGAGGCATTGCTCTTATGAGGTATTCAAATCCTTTTCTTTCAATTAAATAACCAACTGAGAGTATTTGAAAAATATTTTCATCTTTATAAACATCCAATGGTCTAAAAAAGTCTGTATCCACTCCAAAAGGTATCACATCGATCTTATCACCATCGAAACCAGCTTCCAGACAGAACTTCCTGGTGGCAGTGCTGTTGGTAATGGTTTTTGATGAATTATTTACCAGCCATCGAAGAGCAAACAGTACATGGTAACGTTTGGAAAGATGTATTTCTTCACCATGGATTGTGTTTATGTATGAAATCCCATAAATCTTCTTCAGGAATATTGCACCCAAACCATTGGGTATGGGCCATTGCACATGGACAATATCCATATTCTTGAGTTTTCGAAGCGAATGAACCACGTTAAAGAAAAGGAAGGTTAAAACCTGAATTTTTACAAGGAAACCTTCTTTAACATTATCTATCATCCCAGCTCTTCCGGAAAGTTTTTCAAATCTTCGAGGGTAGAAGTAGTGAAATCTTTCCACATGTACCCCCTCAAGAGTGTATTCTGTTTCACCACCAGTGTATGGGGCCAGAACATGGACCTGGTGCCCTTTCTTTGCAATCTCCCTCATCAGTCTGTGAACGAATATACCATGAGGATCATCCTCGTAATCAGGGTAAGCTGAAGTTATGACTCCTATTTTAATATTAACACCTTTTACATGATTATATATTTATTCTGATGCTATCTGACCCTTTTATATATGGTTACTGAACCAAATCTTTGGATAGCTTCGTAGTTGGTGAAGCTCATGTCTTTATATATACAGAAATAATAATCCGGATTTGTTTTATTTAATTCATTATCAAATGCCATTTTATCTTCTGCAGTGAAATTATAGTCTTTAACACCCTGATATAAAGTCTGATTATTTCGGAATATGGGCATTTTCCCCACATCGGTCTGCAGGTACCATGCAAAGCAGGACCATAAATCGGCATATATAACCTTAGATTTATAATCATGGTCATAATTCATTAACCAGCTGCAGGCATCACTCACGTTTTCAGTAAATACCTTATTGTTAGTGTTTACGGTTTCGATGGCTGAAAGCTGAGAAAATGTAGATGAAATCATTAAAAGCACCAGAATTAGGGAAAAAATGTACAATGTTAAATTTTTCTTTTTAAATTTTAATTGAAATGTTTCTGTGGAAAAACTTAATCCTCTTGCCAGGAAATAGGCAACTGGTGCTGCCATGGCAATGAAGTACCTGTGATCCTTGGTCACATATACACTCTGGAATATGAAGAATGCTGCAAACCAGGATAAAAAGAGTATATCCATCTTACAATAGAGAAGATCCATCTTAGAATCTGAACCAAACTGGGAAGAGACATCATAAATTAAGAAAAGTAAGGCAAAGAAAACAACTTCACTAAGCATATAATGTAATTTTCCAAATGTGACTATTAAAAATACAGAAAGAACCAGTATCAGTAGTAATTTGGTTTTG
Encoded proteins:
- a CDS encoding glycosyltransferase (PFAM: Glycosyl transferases group 1), which encodes MREIAKKGHQVHVLAPYTGGETEYTLEGVHVERFHYFYPRRFEKLSGRAGMIDNVKEGFLVKIQVLTFLFFNVVHSLRKLKNMDIVHVQWPIPNGLGAIFLKKIYGISYINTIHGEEIHLSKRYHVLFALRWLVNNSSKTITNSTATRKFCLEAGFDGDKIDVIPFGVDTDFFRPLDVYKDENIFQILSVGYLIERKGFEYLIRAMPHVLEQHKYARLKIVGSGPLESELKGLIYELDLGDEVEIVKNVSDEELLMIYNSSDLFVLPSIVDSQGNTEGLGVVLLEAIACGLPVIGSDVGGIPDIIINGETGLLVNEKDIKEIAEKINCAIENRPQMKKIATNGFKTVENNFSWGKIAELYLNIYKTLLY